AAGTAGATTAGCCTTTTCTGGAACTACAGGGTGCTAGGGTGCCTCTAGGCGAATTTTATTCCTCTTCAGACATCACTATGATTCTTGAACTGACTGGACTCGAGCCTACGTTACATCCTTTGGTACATCCTTTGGGATCCCGATGGAGAAGCCTCCTACTCCACCTTTTCACAACCCCACCCTCTCATCTATGATCCTGAACTGGACCTTTAGGGAAACCAGGTCCCTCTTTGAGCCATTTGAAGAATTTGGATGTCTGTTATTTATTATCCACACCccacctttctccttcctgtgtggATGGTTATTTGTCTCTCAGTAAATTTTCCCAAAGGAAACAACTTCTgtcatctttcatttcttttttttttttttaagatttatttattattatatgtaagtacactgtagctgtcttcaggcacaccagaagagggcatcagatctcattacggatggtttgtgagccaccatgtggttgctgggatttgaactcaggaccttcggaagagcagtcagtgctcttaaccactgagccatctcgccaacccccTTTCATTTCTTTAGTCAGGGCCTTACTGTATATGTCTAGCTGACTTGACACTTACTATGTAGGCCAATTTGGTCCCTAACTTGCAGcaattcccctgtctctgccacctgagACCCgagattagaggcatgcactatcatgcccagcttttgatttttttggaggCAGAGTTTCTTGAAGCCCAGGTTAGCctaaaacattatataaaagtAACCAGTTTATTTCCTGGTATCTGTAAGCTGTCAATGTTccttgaaaatgaagaaaggaggaTATGAATTTTTCCATTTGTGGGTCCCTTGTGAATGTTTAATTTGATAAGGGCAAAGTACTTGAATTTGTGTAAGTTCATTTCCAACAAaatcattttgctttttgttttgttttgtggttttgagacagggtataaTATAGCCTTGAATAACTTCTGATCATACCTCCACCAGCCAAGACAAACATTTCCTAATTCTCAGTCACCCTGGGCCCAAAGGAAACGGTTGCTAAATGTACGGAGTGCTTCTAACCAGTGACAGCCTGTTTTAGATTCAATCTTAAGGATTCTGCTGAACTTGGGAACAAACCCTTTTTAGTACCCTGCCGAATCCAGCTCTGAACACAGTGATGTGCaccggtaatcccagcactgggggagggggtaggtAGGGCAGAGGGAAGAAGCTGTCAAGGCAGTCTAGCTGCATGAACCTGTCAGCTCCAGGATCTATGGCAGAGCCTAGctcagaaaatgagagaaatgacTAAGAGGTTAAGAACACGTGTTGCTTTTCCacaggaccagggtttgattcccagcacctatgtggtggCTAACAACTATAACACCAGAGGATCCAACACACTCTTCAGGGTCTGGGAGCACTGCCCAtgtgtacacagatatacatgcaaggaaaaacactcatacatatacaattttaaaatactaaataagtTGGAAAGAACAACCAGTATCTATCTCTGGCCTACACAGTCGTGCATGCTCCagccctcacccccacccacagGAAACCCTGGCTACAATCTATTTTGGCATCCTGGCACACTAGAGAATTCCACCCTGTAATCAGCAGGTTTAGACTCTCAGAATTTTCACCTGTGTCCCGTGACTGCCTTGCACCTACAGCCAGCCtcaagaagagaagacagaatggcAAGTGTTTCCCTATTTATCGAGACATGATATCCACAGAAGATACAACCTAGCAACTTCCCACTTAATGTAATTATCATTAAaaacaacagggctggagagatggctcagcggttaagagcactgactgctcttccagaggtcctgagttcaaatcccagaaaccacatggtagctcacaatgatctgtaataagatctgatgccctcttctggatgtctgaagacagcctcagcgtacttacataaaacaaatcaacCTAAATGGCAACAAAGCCCTTCCGTCTCaggccatctctttcttctctgggaCTTGCCTACTGAggcttttctagttttttttgtttgttttttgttttttaatcagtcAGCTCTTGTGACCTCCTTCCCAGCCATCATGTTACAAGCCTGGCAATGCTGCTCCCAGAACATCCAGAGCAGTATCTGAAGGGGatctatttgaaaatatttcagtaaCGCAGGGATGGGCCAGCAGTTACAAGCATACAGAacacccagatttgattcccagcacccacaaggcccAGGGCATTTGAAGACCTCTCTTCTACCAGGAACTCATGCAGTGCAGACATAGCACACAGGCAGACTGTCATACACCAAAAAGagctaagataaaataaaatatttctgtcacTGAGTTCCAGTCAGTTTAGTCCTTTACAGACGAGTCCTATGACAAAttataacaaggaaaaaaagaacatagaGTGCCGGGCGTTcatggcgcacgtctttaatcccagaactcgggaggcagaggcaggtggatttctgagtttgaggccagcctggtctacagagtgagttccaggacagccaaggctacacagagaaaccctgtctcggaaaaacaaaaacaaaaccaaaaaccactaGAGTTGGGGATGTTGttgttcatttgctttgcttAGAATGTGTCCccctcggggctggagagatggctcagtggttaagagcatcgattgctcttccgaaggtcctgagttcaaatcccagcaaccacatggtggctcacaaccatctgtaatgagatctaacacctggtgcatctgaagacagctacagtgtacttagatataacaatgaataaatctttaaaaaaaaaaaaaaaaaagaatgtgtccaCTCTGGGTCCAAGCTCCAGAAAACTCTGCACCCCGAAATTGAGAGAAACTTACTGGGAACCTTGGTAAGAATCAGGATTTGTGTTCAGgtttctctctcacactcacacacaacaaaACCAGTGTGTATTGGTGCGCATTTTAGTCTCtgacacagggtcttgctatgaTAGCTTTAGTTGGCCTCTAAACCAGAATCCTGTCTCAACTCCAGGATTCCAGTTGGGCACGAACGCTGTCCAGCTCTAAGCAACATTTTAAATCTTACTCATCAAAGAATACGCCAGTCACAATTTTCTTAACTTTCCCAGTAATTCTCCATAGAAAATGTAGTCCATCAGCTAATCACGCAGCAGACAGAAAAGTTTCCACAACCATCAGGAAAAGAGGCGAACTACATCCAACCCGCAGCAGCCACGCCCCACGCATGCGCTCgggaggaagtggggggggaCAGGAAGTCCCGCCCCTGTCCCGGTTTGGCGGTCCTCTCGGCTCTGCCCTACCCCGCTCCCTTTGAGCCTGGATTCGGCCGCGGTTTTCGCGGCTCCCCGTGCGCCTGCGTGATCCCGTCTTGCCTCACGCGCGGGCTCGCGCTCCGGCTCCCGCCCTGCCTCCGGCTCGCAGTCCCCGGCGCCTTCCTTCGCGGTCCAGGCCGCCCCGCGTGGCGCCAGCACCATGGTGGGTACCGTGACGTCAAAAGGGAGCGCCGCCGGCCGCGGCGGGCGGTTCGAACCGTGCGGGCCTGGGTGCGGGATCTCGCGTCGGTCGCCTCGGGGGACAGCCAGGCCCAGGCTTTTCCGTACAGCCTCACTGCCCACGCCCGAGCGTGAGGCGACTGCTCGGAGCCCATGGTTTTTTGGGGGGAACCTCCAAGTCCAGGAGAAAGCTCACGGGCGCCGGCGGGGCAGGGGACGCGAGCCTTGCACTTCCGTGCGGGAGACGCGGACTTTGTGAGGGTGCGGTTGGGACGCGGTCTCGGCAGGGAGGTGGTCGACTCGGGGAGTGGGTTCTGGCGTCGAGGGGTGCAGCGCAGGTCCTGTCACTCCATGGCTCCGTGAACTGCCGAGTCCCGTTAACGGTTTGCTGTTGGTTGTGAAGTTTTGAGAACCACTAGGAGGAGCCACAAAGACTCGTATTTCAGAATACCGTCACGGGTCCCTCCTCCCCGTCCCTTTTCATGTGATAGTTCCTTTTTTCCAATAGCTCTTCTACTCCTTTTTCAAGTCCCTTGTGGGCAAGGATGTAGTCGTGGAACTCAAGAATGACCTGAGGTAGGTCCTTATTTCTGCAAGTCGGTGGAAGGTGGGGGTGCCGGGTGTCCTGATcctttttgtcgttgttgttggcAAAGTTACTTCAGAGCAGGTGGGCAAAACGCAGAAGAAATACTTTTTGTCCTAAGTGCAAAGAAGAGTTTACGAGTGAGCCTGGTATTGTgacacatgtttgtaatcccaacactgacgTTTGCCTTTAACGATTCAGGAGTTGGATTAATGCTTAGATGCTGTATCACTGGAAATATGTTTATAGGTTCTTGTCACATCCGTTAAGGTCTACTTGGTTCCTAATAGTGCTTTGAAAATTATAGTTTCATTGAAGgcggggttttttttgttttgtttgtttgtttttcgagacagggtttctctgtgtagccctggctgtcctggaactcactttgtagaccaggctgtcctccaactcagaaatcctcctgtctctgcctcccgagtgctgggattaaaggcgtgcgccaccacgcccgactcggtttggtttttttttttttatttcatgtggtACTGGGCATGCTCAACAAGTGAACTTCATATGCAGCcatcatgtttctttttaaaataactttatttgtaGACTCTTGAAACCTATGAAAACACATCAGTGGTTGAGAACCATGATTCTAAGACAGTCAGAACATGGTCTTGACAAGCAGGATGGTTATGACCAGTGTGGCCAAGTTCGAAGGTGGCCCAGACTGAGGTGCAGACTAGCTAAGACCTTTTGTAGTCTAAAAGTCAAATACACAAGTGGTCTACAGAGCAGTGGAGATTCATAGGATGTAGAGCGAGGAAGTAAAACTCGGGATCTGAGGTTGTTAAAGTTGGTTAAACAGTGGGTAAATATAAGGTGGGCATGTAACATGGTGTGGGAGCACTGGCCTTGACAACCTTGCTCAGGGAGATAGAAGATAGAAGGCTAGGGAGCTGAGAAGACTTGCTTCGTATCTGCATTATTAAGGATAAGTTGGGGGggtggaataacatttgaaatgtaaataaagaaaatatccaattaaaaaaaaaaaggaaggaaaaaagaagctggatgtggtggcacgtgcctttaatcccagcacttgggaggcagaggcaggcggatttctgagttcgaggccagcctggtctacaaagtgagtttcaggatagccagggctatacagagaaaccctgtctcgaaaaaaccaaaaaaaaaaaaaaaaaaaaaagaatgctcatGTGAGAAAAAAAGAGTATAGCAAAAATAATGAGTAATTCCAGCTACCATTATGTGTACATAGGTCTCTGGCTCCATAGCAGTAAATGTTTACAAATAACAGTTAGGGAAGCTGCAGAGATTGCTCAGTGCTTTaaaaagagcttgctgctctcccagagaaatAGAGTTCACTTTCCAGCAACTACATTAGGTGATTCACGACTACCTAGAATTCTGGCtgcaagggatctgatgccctcttctggtctctgtgtctaactacatgcacatacacacaataaaaaaatcaatatttaaaaaataatagttgaTGTTTCTGGGAGTTATGCAGATCTGGGCTGACATTCAGTTTATTGGTTAAGTCCTGGATGATATTACTTTGAAAGATGACTAGCTGAGTGGTGTTGATGGCAGTGTATCCCttaaacctttaatcctagcactcaggaggaagaggcagaaacaggtgtgagtttgaggccagccttatctacatagctagttctagGACCTCACAGAGAAATCCAGTGGGGAATGATCATGAATAGTGGGTCCCAGCTGTAGTTCCAgaagtggaggtaggaggattgccatagtttgaggccagcctgggcagagtgagaacctgtatttaaaaggaaataaaagtagcAAATGGAATGCAAGCCTGGCCTGTAGTAGTTAACTATTAGCTTCTGATGTGTTGGTGTGAAGACAGTCCGAGTCTGGGCTGCTTTATCGTCTCTACCTCAGAACTCACAGATGCTGCCTGCAGGCCTCACGTCCTTCAGTTCCTCCCCCACTTGTCGTTCTACTTGTGATTTTTTCCCTCTGTGCTGATTTCAGCATAAACTAATGCTTCATCCCTTTCTGCCCTTGACAGCATCTGTGGAACCCtccactctgtggaccaggtgaGATACAGTAAGGTTCAGTTTGTTCTTGGGGAAGCCAAGTGAGGGTGGGTTATTTTATCTTGTTAATGACGATGTTCCTCTTTCTTAGTACCTCAATATCAAACTAACCGACATCAGTGTCACAGACCCTGAGAAATACCCTCACATGGTGAGTTGGGGCTGGTGAAGAGGAGGAAACCTTTAAAGCAAAAGGcccctggggctggaggacaCACTTTTAATGGAGGTGCTTTCATATTTGTCTCCAGTTATCAGTCAAGAACTGCTTCATCAGGGGCTCAGTTGTCCGCTATGTGCAGCTGCCAGCAGATGAGGTGGACACACAACTGCTACAGGATGCAGCAAGGAAGGAAGCCCTTCAGCAGAAGCAGTGATGgcaccttcctctccccctcactTCCCCATTGGTGACCCATAACTTGATGTCCTACTGAGGACAAGAACACCCCTGCCCAGTACTTAAGGTGTGTTTtgttaatgattatttttttctttttaactgaatGGATGAGAGATAATTCCTCTGCTGAGAAGGGAGGGTAAGAGAGCCAGGAACTGCAGAATGGTCCTGGACTGGCTCCCAGTCTGTACCTTTTTCTCATCTTCCCTGGAGATGGGAGCTGCATCCTAGGCCCTTTCCATGGCGACATGTAATACATTTGAGGGATGGAAAGATCTGTCCCGCATCGGGAATAAAACTTATGATGCAAGCTGAATTCCTGGTTTGTAGTCTGTCTGTTTTGGGCAGGGAGTTGAGAAAGGATGTTGAATTCACTGACACTCCAGCACTCtacattcctcctcctcccatctccaacCAAGAATCCAACCTAATTTACCAGCGTGATGTACTTCTGCCCTAAAGCTTGTAGTCGGGTAAATTAAGGTGCCAGTGCCAACTCTTAAACATTCAGCCTTTCCtccagcccaccacccaccaaaggtaATGGAAAAGGAAacttattaggatatgggggaagtggattTGTTTAGCAATAGGTGAGCTCAATCtttatcagcagttcagttctgtAGCCAATGCCAAATACAAAACTGCAGCTGCAGATGGTCCTTTCAGGCAGGCAGGCCccacacacaaaccagcagctgtGGTTCAGTCCTCTTAGCTAGCATGAACTAGCAgttgtagttcaatcctgaagaaaccaccaggttTGCCAGCCGACCGAAGTAGCAAGAAGCTACAGGAACCTCACgggcagttcttgggtgagtttctctcaatggcagcattacTGCAACTGGAGCTCAACAACGCTATATAAGGTGAACCAGTACACGGGTGTCATTAACAAAGAATAGCAAggcggagcaaaccaaaccaTTCTCATGCTCCCCATTTGTGGGATCATATTTATACTCGTTTATCACACGTCCTTTTATGTGTCTACtatagcaaaacattctttcacctgtgtgccccaggaaaacatcatttgacataatcgactttccaaagaaactagaagtttctacttcagCCACTTTAGAAGCAAACTTCCAAATAGAGGTTCTTCAGTGTCCACCatcttcttaaactttttttttttaaacatttattatttattacatgtgagtacactgtagctgtcttcttgctgggatttgaactcaggaccttcagaagagcagtcagtgctcttaaccgctgagtcatctctagcCTCGTCCACCATCTTCTTAGAGGTGGTATTGGGATGCTGCCAGGAGCTCTGGCATGAAAAACCTTGTGTTATTAAAACATCTTAAATATCATATTCTAGATCTCTGAAGTGTTTCAAGACTATGTATAGTATATCTGAATAGGCAAATATTGCTTGTTCCTAGCTATTTACTATCTACTTTGAAAACATCTacagagggggctggtgagatggctcagtgggtaagagcacccgactgctcttccgaaggtctggagttcaaatcccagcaaccacatggtggctcacaaccatccgtaatgagatctgacgccctcttctggagtgtctgaagacagctacagtgtacttacatataataaataaaNaaatctttaaaaaaaaaaaaaaaagaaaacatctacaGAAGGCTAAATAACTCTTATTTCTGTAATTAGCTAAACTAATATCTACCATGACCACAATTTGATTGATTGCTAACttgtatttcttaattatcctaaacaTTTTGTAATATAGTATCAATTAAGGATTTTAgaactttagatttttaaatgagttgcagCGGTGCAATACTCTAAACTAGTTGAAACATATacaatatgataaaacaaaaatatatacccATGGAAAAATATTTGGCTTATTGATgctctttaatttaaaagtagattcaagttggagagatggctcagtggttaagagcactgagtactcttccaaaggtcctgagttcaaatcccaacaaccacatggtggttcactaccatctgtaatgagatctgatgacctcttctggtgtgtctgaagacagctacagtgtacttacatattataataaatctttaaaaaaaaaaaaaagctgggtggtggcggcgcccacgcctttaatcccagcacttgggaggcagaggcaggcagatttctgaatttgagaccagcctggtctaaaaagtgagttccaggacagccagggctatacagagaaaccctgtctcgaacccccccccaaaaaagtagtagattcaataatctacccttttATCCTATCATCCCTAtattcccctttttcttttcaccacctctcctcccctccccactaatactagataggagagaaaggaggaaagaaagagatcaTTGAAGCTACTTTTACTGGGTTTCCTGGTTGACTAAGACCATTAACAACTTGTGACCCATCCCCCTTCAACAATGACAAATATCCATTACCCAGCAAGTTTCCAAAACCCACCCATCCCACCTCTTGGGAATGGGGGCATTGTTCTCTTAAAATACTTCCTGAGGGCAATGGCATTTTTTAAGGACCTTAAGAAAATTGGGATATTGGTCAAGTCCTGGGAGAGCTAGCTAGTTGTATCATTTGTGGTCCAGTCTCTGTGATGGGAAAGAGCAAGGCTTAACTGAAGTCCTGGCTGGAACAGCCTGTGAGGCTGGACCATCTTAGCAAGACATGTTGAAGTTGTGGATACAGATTTTTGAGGAAACAATTCCTGAGGCTGTGAAGCTGGATCACCCACCAGGGCTACTTGTCTTGTCTGGTCTTTTAGATCTGAAAACACACAAAGTgtatataacaacagaatcagCCTTTTTAGACTTAAAGCAATCACCTATTGAAATTCTGAATATGTGTCTATGGTATGGAACATATACtcgataattttttttttttttttttttttttttgcttttcaagacagtgtttctctgtgtagccctggctgtcctggaactcactctgtagaccaggctggcctcgatctcagaaatccgcctgcctctgcctcccaagtgctgggattaaagaggtgtgccaccatgccctggctctactctaattttttaaacttttaattctcAATCATTTGGAATAAGTCGAGCAATTTCAATGTGTAGAACAATTCTTTCTGCATAGAGTAACTATATTAAGAGATGCAGGAATATCTAATATTATATAGGAATGGCATGCAtctcttgatttttaaattgaatcaTAATGGCTCTGAGCCactttatttttcctgatttACATAAGTATAGAATGTGGGGGCTCCAGAAACTGGTGTCCCTTTAACAATATGAGGGAGAATCTGATTAGTACTTTTCAAAAACTGAAGTTGCTTCCTTTGGGGATATTTATTGTTAATCTCTAAAAAATTACCAGAAGCTCTTTTTGACAATGTTCATTTTCTGCCCATGAGGCAATTTCAGCATTAGTAAAAGGTACCACAATTTCTGCTGGCTCTATTCCTGCTAATtgacaaaataacatttttcctttcagaatcaaatcataggcctttttttttttttaatactgtttgTATGCTAACAATATCCATCCTAAGATAGTGCCTTCTCTCTACCTGAGGGTTCCAGTGGGACAATGAGTAAtaggaaaaataactaaaatacaaCCCAACTTTGGAACCAAGCAATCCATATGTGCATCCTGTGTCTCTTCTCTAGCAGAGCCAGTACCTTTTCAGCTTTACTGATAACTTTCTTGGACTATTTAAGTATTAATCACCTTGTAAGGTTTGACATAAATTACTTAGCTCTTGAGTAGTTAATTCAACCTTGGGActtagccaattaatatctcccAACTCATTAAGTTTATAATTGATTGTCTCCTGATTTGTACTTACTGTGGTTGAATTTTCTgtaaacctttatttttttaaagatttatttatttattatatgtaagtacactgtagctgtcttcagacaccccagaagagggcgtcagatcttgttaaggatggttgtgagccaccatgtggttgctgggatttgaactccgcacctttggaagagcagttgcatgttcttacccgctgagccatctctccagccccctgtaaACCTATCTTATATCCTAGATGATTAATACAATCTTCTTTTCCAGAAGCAAATTGTAATCATCAACAAGGCAAAATTCTCTTTACTTCatcaatttttttgtgtgtgtgtgtgtttttttttggtttttcgaaacaaggtttctctgtatagccctggctgtcctggaactcactttgtagaccagctggcctcgaactcagaaatctgcctgcctctgcctcccgagtgctgggattaaaggtgtgcgccaccacgcccggcttcatcaatttttttttttaaatgatt
This portion of the Mus pahari chromosome 18, PAHARI_EIJ_v1.1, whole genome shotgun sequence genome encodes:
- the Lsm2 gene encoding U6 snRNA-associated Sm-like protein LSm2 isoform X2, giving the protein MLFYSFFKSLVGKDVVVELKNDLSICGTLHSVDQYLNIKLTDISVTDPEKYPHMLSVKNCFIRGSVVRYVQLPADEVDTQLLQDAARKEALQQKQ
- the Lsm2 gene encoding U6 snRNA-associated Sm-like protein LSm2 isoform X1, with product MVFWGEPPSPGESSRAPAGQGTRALHFRAGDADFVRLFYSFFKSLVGKDVVVELKNDLSICGTLHSVDQYLNIKLTDISVTDPEKYPHMLSVKNCFIRGSVVRYVQLPADEVDTQLLQDAARKEALQQKQ